The DNA region TTCCTTGAATATCTACTTTTAACACTCCTTCGTCACTAATAGTTGCTAAAGCCCAGTTATTAAACTCACGTTTAATTTTAAAACCTTGCCACATGATTTGAATATCTTTATGCCTTCTGTCATTGCAAATATTCTTGAACAAGGCCAGGACTTCTTTTTTAGGACCTTCAATAATTTGAAAGAAGATATTACGGTGAAAAATAATACTACCCGTTATTTGAAATTGAGGGTTGAAAGATCTCGCAATATTAATGATATTATCAACATCCTTACCATCAATGGAATCTACGGCCAATGAGCGATAACTTATATCATATAACAGATTGGCCTCTTCATAACTTTTTCTAAAGACACTAGGAGAGTTGCCAAAGGTATCCGAGAAAATCTTAGAAAAATAGCTTTTACTCTGGTATCCTACGGCAAAGCAAATCTCTGAGATATTCATTTCTGTAGAATGCATTAATTCTTTACTGTGCTCTAAGCGAAGCCTAGTGAGATATTCATTTGCCGAATAGCCATATAAAAAACGAATGCCCGATTGCAGTTTTTTTGGTGAAATCCTTAAGTGTAGACTAATCTCATCAATAGAGACTTTTTCCGAAATGTTCTCTAAAACATAATCACCAATATAAGTAATTCTTGAAAGTTCGGATTTGGTTAAAGCTGGCTTGAAATTATCGCTATTACTATCGTGTTCATGAGCCTCTATCTGTGATCCCAACATTCTTAGAATAGCTCCTTCGGTAATCAATCTGCCAATTATATCCGTTCTTTCATTCTCTACTATAATATCTGCATAAGTTCCAATTCTAGCATCTATATCGCCAAAATATCGGAAGGGTTCATTTTCCTTGTCAAGCTTAAAACTTTCAGCTAAATCTTGAACCAATTTGAGTTTGCTGGAGATTTTACTTTTCTTAAGTAGTTTTGGGTTGATTATAATATAGCAGCATTTATAGTCTATGTTGCCGGGGATTATAAACTCTGAACTACTATTTGGTTTGCTGATTATGACAAAATTCTGCCCTTGGCGGATTTTTTTATAATCTTCATCTTTTGGAAACTTCTGTAGTTGATAACCTGATATATTATAACCGAAGTAATAAGGTTTGTCATCGGTGAAATTCATATTAATCACCAAATCTTTCGTAAAGTTTATATTATATATCCAAGAAGTGAGACCTGGTAATATCTCATATAAACTAATGTACCCAATGCCGTTTTCATTTTCAATGGACATTTTGGCGGCACCTAAGTTCTCAAGTAAATCACCGTCAAAATGAACCGAAAATTGACGTAACATATCAAGAGGACTTTCTTCTCTTAACCTTAACATTCTTAGTGTTTTTTTCAAAAATAAAAACATCCGAATAAAATGTTTAACGTTATTCGGAAAATTTAACGTTATTCAGCCAAAATTTCATTCTTTGCTTTTAATTTTTGAAGAGCCAATAGTTAATAGTTCATTTCATTGGGTGGTAAATCTTGGACTACGGTGGTCTTTTATAAGAGCCCATTTCTTACTTCGGTTACCCACCATAGCCATTTTAATTTTGTTCTTACCGTATTTATTATTCAGGTCATCCATAACGTTTGTAATAGAGCTACTCTCGCTTTTATGGGGGGGGTCGAACAAATTTGTTTGTACCTCGCTTCGGTTGACCAGATGAGTAAGATTTACTCCAACTTTTTTATAGCGATAGCCTGGCTTATAGATTTTTCTTAAACCCTTAAGGGCTTCTTTGGTAAGCTTAATGGTACTATCCGTTGGAGAATTTAAGTTAATTACAATTTTATTGGAGTATTGTTTATCTATCTCACTATGTTGATTGGTCTGCAAAGAGACTTCTAGCTGAGAAGCAACACTTTGCTGTTGTCGTAATAAATCGGCAACTTCGGACACATAATAACTACAGGCTTCTTCAATAAGTGTAAAATCCGTTAATTTAAAACCAAAGGATTTAGCGGTACCTATTCCTTTTTTTGCATTCGGTTCCGTCACCATTTCTAGGCATGGCACATTATTAAGTTCTCTCCATAAACGTTCGCCAATAACGGTCATTTCCTTTCGTACCCATGACACGGGCATATTGGCAAAGTCAAGTGCTGTAACAACATTGATTTTCTCTAAACGAATGGCGTGTTTTTTTCCTATTCCCCATATGTCTTTGACCTTAAGATTTCTTAGTAAATGTTTCCTCTTTTCTTCCGTATCAACTACATATACATTATTATTTGAAGCAATTTTTTTCGCATACTTATTGGCTAGTTTTGATAGTGATTTGGTTTTTGCTATTCCAACCCCAACAGGTATTCCTGTGTTTTTATGAACGGTATCCTTTATTTTATGGGCGACGGAATCATATTCTCCATTTTTGAATGAACTTAGGTCTACAAAGCTCTCATCAATGCTATACTCTTCCACAATAGGAGAAAACAGTTCTAAAGTATCCATTACCCTTCTAGACATATCACTGTACAAGGTATAGTTAGACGAAAAGTACGTGACATTATTCTCATCAAGTAACTTTCGTATTTTAAATATGGGTTGAAACATAGGTATTTCAGCCAATGCCTTTGCTTCTTTGTTAGCGGCAATAATACATCCATCGTTATTACTTAAAACAACAACAGGTTTGTTCATTAGGTCCGGTCTAAACACCTGCTCACAGGAAGCATAAAAACTATTACAGTCAACTAATGCAATCATCTAGATTTTATGATATAAGTTATAATACCCCAGATATTTAATTCTCTATCACCGGCTCCATCAAATTCAAGAATTGTAAATGTATCGTCAACAGTGGCCAGAATGAGCTTGTTCATTTTCGGTGATAATGATTTATCAACAATTAGAACATCACTTTCATCTATATCAAACTCCTGAAAAGAATCACCTTCAACCCGGATAAAAAATGTAGAAGAGGAATTGGTAACCAATTCTTCGTTTAGGTCTATTCTAGGTTCTTGATAATGGGTTGCAGGACTTGAAAACCCAGTTTGGGTTGGTCTTTTGACCCTATGACCATTTGTTGATTTTTTTATCAAACTTGCCATAATATTCATCTTTCTAATGGTTTATATATTTTAATTTCTAAGATTTCCGCTCTCTTACCCATTGTTCGGTTGGCACGCTCCAAAAACCCAATACGGACATGATTTTAAATACTGCACGTGATGGATATCTGTAGTACAGGTAAATGTTACTGGTGTCGGTTTCATACTCAACAAAGAAACCATGCATGGATAGTGGCTTATTTGTAGATAGTCCGGCATCGCTTAATGCACACTCATACCGTTCTTTACCAATCTCTTTCAGAAGGACTTTAATGGCACTAATATCATGGTTTCGAAATACTGTAATGGACATTTTCCAAATTTCAGGATATATTCCAAAATATTTGCTTTATTTTTGAAAATGTTATCAACAATATATAATGAACTGACTATGGTCGGTGGGGTGTATTGATTTAGGTGTTTAACCTTATAAGGTTAAATAATAAACACTTTGAGTCACTTAGTTATACAGACCTGCCCTAATTTATACCAGATAAAAAAGGATGAACTTGGGTAAATAAATGTGGTCAGTAAGAATTAATGCTATATGCCGAGGGAGACCAACAAAAGAGTTCAAGAAATATATTAAGTAACATAAAGTAAAATTCTATGAGATCAATATGGAACGGCTCAATAAGCTTCGGTTTAGTATCTATTCCTATCAAGCTATTTTCAGGTTCTGAAGATAGAAAATTGGATTTGGACATGTTGGATAGCCATGACGGAGCTCGAATACGCTATAAAAGAGTAAATGAGGACACGGGGAAAGAAGTGGAATGGAAAGACATTGTCAAAGGTTATAAAAAGGATGATGAATATATCATATTGGAAAAGGAAGATTTTGAAAATGCCAATATGAAAAAAAGTAAGACTATCGATATTGAACAGTTTATAGAGGCCGATGAAGTCTCGGATGTTCTTTTTAAAAAACCATATTTCATTAAGCCTCAAAAGGGAGGAGAGAAATCGTATGCATTACTCAGAAATGCGTTAAAGAAGACAGAAAAGCTCGGAGTTGCAACATTCGTTATGCGTCAGAAAGAGCATCTATCTTTAATTGGGGTTTATGAAGATGCACTTGTCTTGCACGTAATTAGATTTGAAGACGAAATTAGAAGTACGGCCGAACTTGAGTTACCTAAAACGAAAATCGCCAAAAAAGAAATGGATATGGCTATTTCTCTAATTGATCAGTATACCGAGGTATTTGATTTTGCGAAATTCAAGGACATTTATAATGACCAGCTTCTGAAAATAATAGAATCGAAATCTTCCGGAAAAGTTTCCAAACCAGAAAAATTTGAATCAAAACCGACACCGGCAAAAGATTTAATGGCGCAGTTAAAGGCTAGTTTAGAAAAACGTGATAAAAAGGCATCATAACGAGTGAATTTAAAGTCGTATCATAATAAAAGAGATTTTAAGAACACTCCCGAACCACAAGGGGGCCTTCAACCTGTATCTAATACACAACGGTTCGTTATTCAACGCCATGCCGCTAGTAGGTTGCATTATGATTTGCGTTTGGAAATAAATGGAACTCTTAAAAGTTGGGCTATTCCCAAAGGTCCTTCTATGAACCCTAGCGATAAAAGATTAGCTGTTAGAACGGAGGACCACCCTATTGAATACCTTAATTTTCAAGGCACTATTCCAAAAGGGAATTATGGTGCAGGTAAAATGATTATATGGGATACCGGTACTTTTAAAATAGATGATACCGAAACGGATAAAAGTCTTTCTGAACAACTAGCGATCGGCAATATAAAATTACTGTTTTACGGGAAAAAAATCCGTGGGCGTTTTGCTTTGGTTCGCACAACTTCAAAAACTGATACGGAGCAATGGTTACTACTGAAAAAGAAAGATGAGTTCGCTATTACAACTTTTTACGATGCCGAAACCCTAGTACCCATTTCGGAGAGTAAATCTAGCAAAAACAATGATGAGATAAAGCCTGGCAGGATACTACAACCTATGCTGGCTTCTAGTACTAAAGAAATTTTTAATGACCCTAATTTCATTTATGAACTAAAGTGGGATGGGTATAGGGTTATTTCCCAAATTGCTAATGGAAAAGTGCTATTGCAATCACGTAACGGTATTAATTACAACACAAAGTTCGAAAAATTATATGAGGAGTTAGGAGCCATAGAACATGAAGTTATTTTAGATGGAGAGGTTGTTTTGGTTGATGCTAATGGCGTTTCACATTTTGGGGAATTACAAAATTACCCTAACGCCAAAGGCGAACTTCGCTACTACGTTTTTGACATGCTGTATCTCAACGGCCACAGTATGCTCGATTTAAAATTGTTAGAGAGAAAAAGTCTCATTAAAGAGGTTATAGATGGATTGGTAATTACCCAATACTGCGACCATATAGAAGGTATGGGTGCCGCATTGTACAACAAAGCAATTGAGGCAGGTATGGAAGGCGTAATGGCCAAGGAAAAGAATTCAAAGTATACGATTGGCTATCGGACGGAAAAGTGGTTAAAGGTTAAGGGAGTACAAAGTGTCGATGCCATTGTTTGTGGATATAGCGAGTCCAATAATAGCCCCCAATTAATTGGTTCGCTCATACTGGGCCAGTATGAAAACAATGTACTGAAGTATATCGGAAATTGTGGGTCTGGTTTTTCTGACAAGAGCCGAAAAGAACTTCAAGAATCACTTAGAAATTTTGAGATAGAAAAAAGTGTGTTTGAAAAACAAATACCTTTAAAAGGGAGGAAAGCACATTGGTTAGAACCTATATTTGAATGTGAGGTAACTTTTTCGGAGCGTACAAAAAATGGTTTTCTAAGAAACCCCATTTTTAAGAGGTTTACGACTGCTTTGCCCGAAACTGTTTCGAAAGAGGTAACACCAGCCAAATATAAGGTAAGTGCTAAGAAAGAGGTGATTACCATTGATGGTTTAAAGGTTCCTATCAGTAACTTGAACAAAGTCTATTGGCCGCAAAGCCACTTGGTAAAGTATGATTTAATTGATTATTATCTGAATATAGCTGATTTTATATTGCCGCATTTGGTAGATAGGCCACAAAGTTTGCATAGACATCCCAATGGTATTGAAGAGGAAAGCTTTTACCAAAAAGACAATGATAGTTTGCCCGATTGGTTCGAAACGGTTTCCATTTATTCGAAATCCTCTGAACGTGAAATAAATTATTTAATGTGCCAGAATACGGCATCATTAATTTATATGGCTAATTTGGGTTGTATCGAAATTAATCCTTGGAGTTCAAAAGTGTTTAGCCTTGATTATCCCGATTACGGAATTATAGATTTAGACCCACCGAACGGTTTTGACTTTAAAAATGTGGTGCAAGTAGCACAGGAGTTTCGTAAAATCCTGAAGGATATAAAGATTGAAAGCTTTTGCAAGGTTTCGGGTTCAAAAGGTATCCACATTTATCTTCCTATGGCACAGAAATACACTTATGAAGAAGTAAGAAATTTTGTAAAACTGATATGCCATTTGGTAGAGGAGAGGTTGCCGAAACTAACTACGTTAGAGCGGACCATAAAAAAGAGAAACGGAAAAATTTACTTGGACTATCTACAAAACAGAAGGGGGCACACCATTGCTGCTATTCATTCGGTAAGGCCTGTTGAAAAAGCACCTATATCGGCACCTATCTTTTGGGACGAGCTGAATGACAAACTTAGTTCACGTAAATTTTTGATGAAAGATTATCCAAAACGATTGGAAAAGCATGGAGACCTATTTAGCAAATTGATTAATGCCGACTTTGACATGCAAGCTACATTGTCGAATATTAATGATTTTGATTAATTTATAGTACACAATTATATTCTAGCATAGAAAGTATTTTAATGACCCAGAAAGAACTTAACAAAGAACAGCTCAAGGTCGTAGAGTTTTCGGGCAAGCACCTTTTAGTATTAGCCGGCGCAGGAACCGGTAAAACCCGAACGATTATTGGTAGGGCGACATATCTAATCGAAAACGGTGCAAACCCTTCTAAAATTCAGATTCTAACGTTCACAAAAAAAGCTGCTAATGAAATCGTGGAACGGGTAAAAGCAAGTTTGCCACAGTCTAGCAGCCGTTCATTGAACGGTGCGACTTTTCACTCTTGGTGTAACCAATTGATAATAAAATACCCAAACCTGTTCGGTGCGGCCAACTTTACCGTAATTGATCCTGATGACCAATTAGGTCTTATGAAAATGGTTTCCGGTAACCATAGTGATGTATACGGAAAGCTAAGGATAAAACCGCAACAATTATTGGACACCTATTCGTACGCACGAAATACAAAAAAAAACCTAACAGAATCCCTACGTGCTTTGATTTACAAGGGTAAGGAAGATAAGGATACCGAGTATGAG from Zobellia alginiliquefaciens includes:
- a CDS encoding Y-family DNA polymerase, with the translated sequence MIALVDCNSFYASCEQVFRPDLMNKPVVVLSNNDGCIIAANKEAKALAEIPMFQPIFKIRKLLDENNVTYFSSNYTLYSDMSRRVMDTLELFSPIVEEYSIDESFVDLSSFKNGEYDSVAHKIKDTVHKNTGIPVGVGIAKTKSLSKLANKYAKKIASNNNVYVVDTEEKRKHLLRNLKVKDIWGIGKKHAIRLEKINVVTALDFANMPVSWVRKEMTVIGERLWRELNNVPCLEMVTEPNAKKGIGTAKSFGFKLTDFTLIEEACSYYVSEVADLLRQQQSVASQLEVSLQTNQHSEIDKQYSNKIVINLNSPTDSTIKLTKEALKGLRKIYKPGYRYKKVGVNLTHLVNRSEVQTNLFDPPHKSESSSITNVMDDLNNKYGKNKIKMAMVGNRSKKWALIKDHRSPRFTTQ
- a CDS encoding S24 family peptidase, which translates into the protein MASLIKKSTNGHRVKRPTQTGFSSPATHYQEPRIDLNEELVTNSSSTFFIRVEGDSFQEFDIDESDVLIVDKSLSPKMNKLILATVDDTFTILEFDGAGDRELNIWGIITYIIKSR
- a CDS encoding Ku protein, translated to MRSIWNGSISFGLVSIPIKLFSGSEDRKLDLDMLDSHDGARIRYKRVNEDTGKEVEWKDIVKGYKKDDEYIILEKEDFENANMKKSKTIDIEQFIEADEVSDVLFKKPYFIKPQKGGEKSYALLRNALKKTEKLGVATFVMRQKEHLSLIGVYEDALVLHVIRFEDEIRSTAELELPKTKIAKKEMDMAISLIDQYTEVFDFAKFKDIYNDQLLKIIESKSSGKVSKPEKFESKPTPAKDLMAQLKASLEKRDKKAS
- a CDS encoding BLUF domain-containing protein → MLRLREESPLDMLRQFSVHFDGDLLENLGAAKMSIENENGIGYISLYEILPGLTSWIYNINFTKDLVINMNFTDDKPYYFGYNISGYQLQKFPKDEDYKKIRQGQNFVIISKPNSSSEFIIPGNIDYKCCYIIINPKLLKKSKISSKLKLVQDLAESFKLDKENEPFRYFGDIDARIGTYADIIVENERTDIIGRLITEGAILRMLGSQIEAHEHDSNSDNFKPALTKSELSRITYIGDYVLENISEKVSIDEISLHLRISPKKLQSGIRFLYGYSANEYLTRLRLEHSKELMHSTEMNISEICFAVGYQSKSYFSKIFSDTFGNSPSVFRKSYEEANLLYDISYRSLAVDSIDGKDVDNIINIARSFNPQFQITGSIIFHRNIFFQIIEGPKKEVLALFKNICNDRRHKDIQIMWQGFKIKREFNNWALATISDEGVLKVDIQGNTKNLELSNLLGKLDKSAMDSENLWRKVRTIIKVNSNNSAA
- the ligD gene encoding DNA ligase D, producing MNLKSYHNKRDFKNTPEPQGGLQPVSNTQRFVIQRHAASRLHYDLRLEINGTLKSWAIPKGPSMNPSDKRLAVRTEDHPIEYLNFQGTIPKGNYGAGKMIIWDTGTFKIDDTETDKSLSEQLAIGNIKLLFYGKKIRGRFALVRTTSKTDTEQWLLLKKKDEFAITTFYDAETLVPISESKSSKNNDEIKPGRILQPMLASSTKEIFNDPNFIYELKWDGYRVISQIANGKVLLQSRNGINYNTKFEKLYEELGAIEHEVILDGEVVLVDANGVSHFGELQNYPNAKGELRYYVFDMLYLNGHSMLDLKLLERKSLIKEVIDGLVITQYCDHIEGMGAALYNKAIEAGMEGVMAKEKNSKYTIGYRTEKWLKVKGVQSVDAIVCGYSESNNSPQLIGSLILGQYENNVLKYIGNCGSGFSDKSRKELQESLRNFEIEKSVFEKQIPLKGRKAHWLEPIFECEVTFSERTKNGFLRNPIFKRFTTALPETVSKEVTPAKYKVSAKKEVITIDGLKVPISNLNKVYWPQSHLVKYDLIDYYLNIADFILPHLVDRPQSLHRHPNGIEEESFYQKDNDSLPDWFETVSIYSKSSEREINYLMCQNTASLIYMANLGCIEINPWSSKVFSLDYPDYGIIDLDPPNGFDFKNVVQVAQEFRKILKDIKIESFCKVSGSKGIHIYLPMAQKYTYEEVRNFVKLICHLVEERLPKLTTLERTIKKRNGKIYLDYLQNRRGHTIAAIHSVRPVEKAPISAPIFWDELNDKLSSRKFLMKDYPKRLEKHGDLFSKLINADFDMQATLSNINDFD